ttttatgatgtgaGATTAATGTAATTagcccactgcaaacacccttgtaatttacttcaacctttttgaactatatgaatgattattttatagaaggttcaagCGGTGTGTGTAAGGAATTGGAAGAAAGCAGAGTACaactgtttctaaagcacgtaATGCCATCTGCTGATAAACAGAACCAATTTAAGAGAATCGCTACGCATTCGGAAAAAACTCAGAACCGATCCAGAATCAttttgatgcattaaattattgtcccagccctactgAAAAACTTGGAAGTGTAAAtttgaaaacaataccattATAGTCTGTGGGTACACTACAAAAAcattgtgaaaacagtgatgtcagtTTAGTACCACTTCTATTGCTCGATGCTTGATTGTTTGTATTCACCACTCTGTAGAGGAATGCGTATGTGTGCAGGGGcttcatttctttacaaagtgacatcgccaactactggcctggcatgcataatacagcactTTTAGTGGATTTTTGTTTCATGGATCTCTGTGAACGAGGATTGTTTTGACAACTGTATCGTCTGTTTTTAATATATCATTGTCGTGTAAACTTACcctaatattgtaaaaaaaaaaataataataataattagtataAGCTACATTATAAATTCAATTGATTAGGCATgatttatataaaatcatttaaaatatttacacaatatttaGTTCATTcacaaaaaccacaaaaaaatacaaatgtgcaCAATTCTTTGGCAAAACAGTTACTAAAATTTGAAAGTGACAAGTGTGGTTTTATCACCTCTTGCCTCCTCAAAATGGAAAAAGGTGTTTTGATTAATCTGCCTATCATTAATACAGACCAATTTGAGTAGTAATTTAGCATGTGCGCACATTTACACAGACTTGTAATGTTACAGCAGCAAAAGAGTTAACACACTGGAGAAGAaattataaacagaaaaaaaagctcTGGCAGAAGTGGCATAGTAAGAGTCTATCAAATCAAAGATCACTCGTAATCAAactggaaaagaaaaaaaaaaaaaaaaaaaaaaatgggttgAACATACGAACAGGGACCATAAACCTTATTAGATGTCAAATCTGACCTCAATAATGATGGCAGCAGCATCTGGCACAAAGTCAACACGATAGGCCTCATATTAAGACAGCTTCTCCGGTACTTAAACAATTTTCAGATTACATAGGCATTAATATGGTGACTTTGCTGATGTTGTATGTTTGTAAAACAGATGCAGTAGCAGTTTGACTAAACAACTGTGGAATCTAGTTAAAATTAGAGACAAGGTAAAGGCTAGTTAGCTTAAGTTAACTGAAAGTCCATAGTTCACTAAACTCACTAACGGAACACGGTAAACCAATTTATCTTAATGTCACTCTGTCGTTGTTTAGTTAACACTATTAAATTTTAACCGTCTTGCTTCAACATTCACAACGTGAAACTCGCTGTCACGCAGTTAATGCTAATGTTTAGCCAAGCAGCTATCCATTGCGGCTTCATATCAGTCAGAATTTAACAGTCGGATAACGTTTAAACAGTTAGGGAATACAgctaaaataaaaccattttgaCATATTGCTTCGGTTAGAagctaaattaaatatttgcactgtgtgaaaaaaatattattactgtgCTAGTGTTCATTAGCTTTTGCGTCCACACAGGCCGCACGCGAATGAACCCCTCAAAGATTCACAATTAATGCTCTAAATCACTAAACACccatttttataaataaggATAATACATCGGTAAGAAAACATTTACCGTTTACTGAATCAATTAGCTGAATGCTGTAACGGAGACAAAAATATTCATGACACCACAGACAAATATGTAAACACGCAGCTACAAAGAAACGCacaaaaaacaagatttaaaatcTAACTATACACCGCATAAATGTGACTTTCTGCAAACTTACCTAATGTGGCTGAGAATATCTTTCTGCGTGTTTGTGAATTATAGGTGTAGAGCTCTGACATATATTTAGGGGTGTAAAGCGAGTGTGTAAGATGGCTTCCAGTCATCTTTAAACCCTCCCATAATCAGTCACATGAGAACCCCGTCTAATCCACAAAACACCgcgcatattagaattattaaatgcatttttactgcggattttattttaaattcatgattttatatataataatcatgaatttaaaataaaatccgcagtaaaaatgcatatatatatatatatatatatatatatatatatatatatatatatatatatatatatatatatatatatatatatattaaaccgTGTATACTGGTAAAACACTTTGCtttgcactttatttatttttatttatttttttgctttttttttggcGTAGTAGTGCGCCACAATTATACTTAGTCCTACGTGGCAGCACTGTTTAATTCTTACCTGAGCTTGTTTTTGTCTTGACTCTTGGCAGAAACCTGACATGTGAAGGGAGTCATTTAATTAGGTTAGCATGTTTGTGCTTGACTAATTGGTAGGTTATGTATGTATTAATGTGATTTAAAAGAGGATTGCCATTTATTTTAATCCCTAAAAACATACGTTTTCATTATTAATACTTATTTCAAAGGGTTGAAGAGGTTTAGTATGCACGAATCTGTTGCTAGGGTCACCTGTGGGATTCAGTGGTAATTAATTGCCTTAAGTAGCTGAATGACTCTTTCCTGACCAATTagactgaatttaggcttaTTCTTCCCTGGCTGAGACCCTACACAGGATAagcggtttggaaaatgaaCTTTATAGTTCCATTCTAGTTAATGCTAGAAAGTTCACTATGTTGGTTACAAGAATTAAATCAGGcacaaaattaatttctttcttatagTAAACAGGAAACACTCCAGCAAGCTTTACAATCAGAACGCATCCAAAAGCATAGCAATCGTTTTCACAACTACAGGTTTTTACAtttcctgagaaaaaaaaagtgagcaGTAGCTAGGCTAATCGTCTATGCAAAACTTGCTGCCACAATGCAGGAGTGTTGTAGGTGGTTTCTTGAGGTTTAGGCTACATGTAAAAGTTCAACATGTAATACCAGCACCAAAATATGAGTAATAGTGAAAGTTGACACTTGCCTATAACAGCACAACACTTGGCATGCAATAAGTGTCAGATGTTTTGAATATATAACctttatactgtataaaattttcagatttatatatttatcattcatatttataattaatcataatttgaAATGTGTGacctctggaaaaaaaaaaaaaacaggtaatTTTTTCAATCCAACCGCAGTGTTGGTTCTGTTGGGTCATTTTTGGGGGGTTATTttttccagtgtttgggtagtttttgtgtaacCTAGCTTCTGGGTCAGACGCAACAACAGTTATTTATCACAGCCTTTTTGCATCTTCTTCAGAAGACAGCAGTTCTTGGGAAGTGTTAAATAAACTGGTTAAATAAACAACCTAATTTGCTGTGTAAATTAGCCCAACATGTGCTCTATCCTATATTACATACCAAATATATTTAGTAAATggtaaagtattaaaaagtgaCCAAAGTGCAGAGAATTTTCCTTTATTATGTGCTCTTACTCTTTAATTTAAAAAGGAACTAGAATTAAATCAGTTGCGATTTTAATTTAGTAAAGCAATTCATACATAGGCAcagtatatatttgtttacttttatatattcatatttgtCAACAAATGTTTGTTGTATAAATGCAGCCTACATGCCAAAACCAAAGTTACTTAATAAAGTGGAGATTTTGATATAGGTTTCTGTAACCAAGCCAGATTGCTGGGAAAAAAATGTAAGGTGCAAAAGTTTTGGTCAGCCAggtgctaaaaaaaaagaaaaccacTGCCGCTTACAAGAATAATGATCCGCTCAACAATGATTAAATTGTAAGAGTAGTGTGTAAGTCTGTACATCTTAAAACTATACCAAGTATAAATCTGACTGAATTGCAGGATAGTGGGGGATGTGTTTGTTCTGTAAAGGAAATGTGTGGGTTTCATTGTTTTTGTAAAGAATTCAAATAAGGTGAGTTTGAGTCCTTGAGGTAATTTTTAAAGAGGCGTGCCTTGACAATCTGAGCGCAAATCATGGGTCGGTTCTTCAGAGAGGTTTCATTACCCAGACTGGACGAGGACACACACTTCTGAGACAATTTTATATTCATCCACATCAGGACAAACATGGACATGGATAAAATAACAGATAAATTCACTATTGATCTGAATTTTTCTGTGAGTATAACTCTCAATGCATTTTTAGGAAGTTATGGTTACAGATTTCCTGTAGTTATCACTGATTTAATTTGCATCATGTGGAAACAAGCTCTATTAATTagaaaaatatacaatatgaaTTGTAAATTTTGAGAAAGAAGTCTTTAAGaacaaaatgataaatttattattattattattattattagtggtTTTATTAATACAAAATGATCACAGTACATGATATCTTTGAATGTTTTCCtgtgaaacattttatttgtctaaATTACTTTTTGCTACTAttactatttattattaatattattaattgtattattaattttattttaaatatgaaaaaaggAAGTGAGACACTTCCTTTAAACAGCTTCCTGTAAACGCCACAGGTGGATGTAAAACTGCTTGCtatatgctattttttttttattattattattgttgttaaataaaaataaacaaggggaaaataataaattgcaaatgaTTACGCACAAAGATTTAAGGAtccaaattatatataaaaaatcatTTAGACTGATCTTTATTGGTGTGCATCTTTAAATGTTGCAACTTGCAAATCAATTGTTTTTGACATTACCGAAATGTGTATTTTCAGGAAGACTATTTCAGTGAATATGAAAATGTGACAGAACAACCTGATGGAGTGCAGTACATCTGTAAGAATGAAAAGAACCCACTGCATCTGTTTCACACTGTGTTCCGACCCCTTGTATATAGTGTGGTGTTTCTCCTGGGCTTAACAGGAAATGGTCTCCTCTTGACAGTTCTGCTAAAACGGCGGAGCAACCTGCGCATCACAGAGATCTATCTGCTACATCTGGCACTGGCTGACCTGCTCCTCCTCTTCACTCTTCCATTCGCAATTACTCAAGGAGCAGCCGGGTGGCTTTTTGGAACCTTTCTGTGCAAGCTATTGGGCCTTATTAATCGCCTCAATCTGATGTGTGGGAGTTTGCTTTTGGCATGCATCGGCTTCGATCGCTACCTCGCCATTGTGCACGCCATCCCCAGTCTCCAGGCCCGTCGGCCTAGGACGGTTCACCTCACTTGTGTACTGCTCTGGCTCATCTGCCTATCTGTGGCCATTCCCAACATGGTGTTCCTGTCCGTGATGAAAGAGGTGAACTCTACCAGGTTGTCTTGTGATTACCACAACTATGGCATCCATGCAAGCAACTGGTTGTTGACCAGCCGCTTTCTCACACATCTGCTGTGCTTCTTTCTGCCTCTGGTGATCATGGGGTACTGCTACACTTCTATAATCATCACTCTTTGCCAAAGCCAGAGAAGTCTGGAGAAACAGGGAGCAATTCGGTTGGCCCTACTGGTTACACTGGTTTTCTGCCTGTGCTGGCTACCGTATAACATCACCGTTTTCACGCATACCCTGGTAGTGTTGGGTGTTATGCCTAAGCTGGACTGCCATGCTCATGACGCACTGAATCGGGCACTGATAGTGACAGAAAGCATTGGCTTTTCCCATTGTTGTCTGAATCCAATCCTGTACGCCTTCATAGGGGTCCGTTTCCGAAGAGACCTCCTGCAGTTGCTAGCAAAAACAAAGTGTCTGCGTGCATGCCTGTCAGGTCTTCAAAGAAAAAGTCTTAACAGGATGTCGATCACAGAAGCCATTACTACCACAACAAGTAACCAATACATATAAAAGcatctgaatgtttttgtaCATATTGTTTTCCTTTTCTTCCTTTCCTTGGCAGCTATGAGATTTACAGATTTACCTGCGCACTGAGCCAATCACTGCAAACATGACTGAAACACATATGTGAGTGTATGAAATCATATAAATTCAGACAATCTGTTAGTCAGAGATTGAATTTCATTAATAAGCAAAACTGAGCATCATTCTTAACCTGCTGTAGTGCTTTGCATTGTTTTCAatggattattattaaatatgagatAAAGAATTGTTCTGTAACAAATAACTGGAAATAAAAGAGTGATATAATGGTGTcatgatttttttctgtaatgtgATCGCTAGTCAAA
The Megalobrama amblycephala isolate DHTTF-2021 linkage group LG19, ASM1881202v1, whole genome shotgun sequence DNA segment above includes these coding regions:
- the LOC125254667 gene encoding C-X-C chemokine receptor type 5; protein product: MDMDKITDKFTIDLNFSEDYFSEYENVTEQPDGVQYICKNEKNPLHLFHTVFRPLVYSVVFLLGLTGNGLLLTVLLKRRSNLRITEIYLLHLALADLLLLFTLPFAITQGAAGWLFGTFLCKLLGLINRLNLMCGSLLLACIGFDRYLAIVHAIPSLQARRPRTVHLTCVLLWLICLSVAIPNMVFLSVMKEVNSTRLSCDYHNYGIHASNWLLTSRFLTHLLCFFLPLVIMGYCYTSIIITLCQSQRSLEKQGAIRLALLVTLVFCLCWLPYNITVFTHTLVVLGVMPKLDCHAHDALNRALIVTESIGFSHCCLNPILYAFIGVRFRRDLLQLLAKTKCLRACLSGLQRKSLNRMSITEAITTTTSNQYI